Proteins encoded together in one Actinomycetota bacterium window:
- a CDS encoding cytidylate kinase family protein, which produces MSLVQADRRPVVTLAALYGTGGAIVGQRVADRLEVEFFDRAITSAIAERTGLTEHAVGAGDRPKGGVDRLVATLARVSDARTATGRQVERVGLEEQRLRGEIDSFMVRAGRAGGVVVGRGGAVVLASLPGVLHVYLDGPQDGRVAQVMEAEQVDRRTAERLVTSHDRARREYVWDFYGVDGDDPSLYHLRLDAVALGIGACVELIVLASRYRTGSER; this is translated from the coding sequence ATGAGCTTGGTCCAAGCCGATCGTCGTCCCGTGGTTACATTGGCGGCCCTCTACGGCACGGGCGGGGCAATTGTGGGACAGCGAGTCGCGGACCGGCTCGAAGTTGAGTTCTTCGACCGCGCAATCACGTCGGCGATCGCCGAGCGGACGGGTCTGACCGAGCACGCGGTTGGAGCCGGCGATCGTCCCAAGGGCGGCGTCGACCGGCTCGTTGCGACCCTGGCCCGGGTTAGCGATGCGAGGACTGCCACGGGCCGCCAGGTGGAACGGGTGGGTCTCGAAGAGCAGAGGTTGAGGGGCGAGATCGACTCGTTTATGGTCCGCGCCGGCCGCGCCGGAGGGGTCGTGGTCGGCCGGGGTGGTGCCGTCGTGCTCGCCTCCTTGCCCGGCGTGCTCCACGTCTACCTTGACGGACCTCAGGACGGCCGGGTCGCACAGGTCATGGAGGCCGAGCAGGTCGACCGCCGAACCGCCGAGCGCCTCGTCACCTCGCACGACCGCGCGCGCCGGGAGTACGTCTGGGACTTCTACGGCGTGGACGGGGACGATCCAAGCCTGTATCACCTGAGGCTGGACGCCGTCGCACTCGGCATAGGCGCCTGCGTCGAGCTGATCGTGCTCGCCTCCAGGTACCGAACCGGATCGGAGCGCTGA
- a CDS encoding beta-glucuronidase, which produces MLQPKETSTRERKLLDGLWRFTLDPDGAGRDQQWWNRSLPGAREVPVPASYNDVFADAAIRDYVGEAWYQTTV; this is translated from the coding sequence GTGCTCCAACCTAAAGAAACCTCGACCCGTGAGCGGAAGCTTCTCGACGGTCTGTGGCGCTTCACGCTCGACCCGGACGGGGCCGGCCGGGACCAACAATGGTGGAACCGCTCGCTTCCGGGAGCCCGGGAGGTGCCTGTGCCGGCAAGCTACAACGACGTCTTCGCCGACGCCGCCATCCGGGACTACGTCGGGGAGGCCTGGTACCAGACAACAGT